One genomic region from Xylocopa sonorina isolate GNS202 chromosome 8, iyXylSono1_principal, whole genome shotgun sequence encodes:
- the Crcp gene encoding CGRP receptor component, which yields MEVLKECSAYLSNYEVLHILQNIKANKKQKMKQNQLATITYQTIRYLEETPCKRQSPEKIRDFLKALEPFKLTKCEKLTLLNVCPKTPLEIQLIVEDSEDRLTDEDVESLLQVVTNYLGEEEQDEKDG from the exons ATGGAAGT ATTGAAGGAATGTTCCGCATACTTAAGCAATTATGAAGTTTTACATATTTTACAAAATATAAAGGCAAATAAAAAGCAAAAAATGAAGCAAAATCAATTAGCAACTATAACGTATCAGACAATAAGGTATTTAGAAGAGACTCCATGTAAAAGGCAGTCACCTGAAAAAATTAGAGACTTTTTAAAGGCTTTAGAACCTTTTAAGCTGACAAAATGTGAAAAGTTAACTCTTTTAAATGTGTGTCCAAAAACACCTCTTGAAATACAAttg ATCGTTGAAGATAGCGAAGATCGTTTAACCGATGAAGATGTAGAATCTCTTCTTCAAGTCGTAACAAATTACCTAGGTGAAGAAGAGCAAGAC